The nucleotide window GAGGAATTTAAGCTGGGAGGAATTATCATGGGAATGATGAGCATCGGTATAAATCTATGACGATCGCCACTACCGCCCCTGCCACAAAATTACCGGAAAATTCTCCCCTGCTATTTGAGGGGTTGACTTGGCGTGAGTTCAAAATTACTGAGCAGTTGCTTGATCGGCCAGGGTATCGATTGTCTTTTCTTGATGGGGTATTGGAGATTCAAGCGATGCCGAGCGAACAGCATGAAACTGCCAAGAAGCGAATTGCAGGTTTGCTAGAGTTATATTTCTTACTACAGGGTTTTGACTTTACCCCAACCGGTTCAATGACTTTGGAAAGTGAATCAGGTCTGGTCAAACGTGAGGCAGATGAATCCTATCGGCTGCGTGAGGGGCGCAAAAATCCGGATTTGGCGATCGA belongs to Romeriopsis navalis LEGE 11480 and includes:
- a CDS encoding Uma2 family endonuclease, whose translation is MTIATTAPATKLPENSPLLFEGLTWREFKITEQLLDRPGYRLSFLDGVLEIQAMPSEQHETAKKRIAGLLELYFLLQGFDFTPTGSMTLESESGLVKREADESYRLREGRKNPDLAIEIVVSSGGLNKLEAYKRLQIPEVWFWEDGVLELHHLDGEGDAMHYERITQSQVIPGIDLELLGRCMTMVNHVEAIKTFQKGIQA